The DNA region CGAAAATTACCTGTCGGAGGTCTTCAGCAAGCCTGTCCGGCTGGTCCGGATCATCCCGATGGGGCCGGAGCCAGGCGAAAAAGAGCTAAAAGGGTTCGGCTATGGCAAGCCGTACGCCGTAGACTACATCGTCGAGGGCGAGATGCGGTCCTCCGTTCTGTCATCGATGAAGGTCCAGAAGGGCTTCGGCCACGATACGTTCGCCGACCGTGCCTCGGCTATCCTTTGGCAGAACATGGCCTTCAACACGCTGCCGAAGCATGTAAGATCTTTAGACGCGGGCTTTTTTACTAAATACGGCGGCCTCCGGAGCGCCGGCGAGGCCGACGAGTTTTTCATCCTGATGGACCGGGTGGGCGGCCTCGAATATTACCGGGACCTGGACCGAATTCGCGATACGCATTATTTCCAGCCACTCGATATCGACCGGGCCCTGGCCCTTTCCGACTACCTCGTCTACATCCATTCCCAGAAGAACGACGACCCTGTTTTATACCACCGCCGTATCCGCGACCTGATCGGCTCCGGCGAGTGCATCATGGGCCTCGTCGACAGCTACACGGCGGACTTCGGGTACTATTCGGCGAGAGATTTCGAGCAGATGGAGAAGAAATGCGTCGAGTGGCGCTGGAAGCTTCACGATAAGGTGCACCGTCTCTGCGTCGTCCACGGCGATTTCCACCCGTGGAACATCATGTTCAGGAACGGCGTCGATTTCACGGTACTCGACCGGAGCCGCGGCGAGTACGGCGAGCCGGCGGACGACGTCTCCTGCATGAGCATGAACTATCTTTTTTATTCGCTGCAAAAGTACGGGGAGCTCAAGGGCGAATTCAAAGATATGTTCGTTAAATTCATCGAGAACTACCTTATCAAGAGCGGCGATTTCGATATGCTGAAGTATATCCAGCCCTTCTACGTATTCCGGGCGCTCGTCGTGGCAAGCCCGCTCTGGTACCCGGGCTTAAAGCCGAATATCCGGGTTAAGCTTTTCAACTTTATCGATAACATCCTTGACGCCGACGAGTTCGACTACATGAACGTCAATCGATACCTGAAGCGGTGAGGGCATGGCTTGGGCAGTCTGGGTTACGGGACTCCCGGGAAGCGGCAAGACCACGGTGACCCGGGTCATGGCGGATATCCTGAGGGCACAGGGCGTGCACGTGAAAGTCCTGAACATCGATGACGTGCGCAAGGTCCTGACGCCGCAGCCCGCGTATAGCCTGGAAGAGCGGGCCATCGTTTATGCAGCAATAGCATATATGGCTAAGCTACTCGTCGACGAAGGCGTGAACGTCA from Methanocella sp. includes:
- a CDS encoding phosphotransferase family protein, with the translated sequence MAEYREEVENYLSEVFSKPVRLVRIIPMGPEPGEKELKGFGYGKPYAVDYIVEGEMRSSVLSSMKVQKGFGHDTFADRASAILWQNMAFNTLPKHVRSLDAGFFTKYGGLRSAGEADEFFILMDRVGGLEYYRDLDRIRDTHYFQPLDIDRALALSDYLVYIHSQKNDDPVLYHRRIRDLIGSGECIMGLVDSYTADFGYYSARDFEQMEKKCVEWRWKLHDKVHRLCVVHGDFHPWNIMFRNGVDFTVLDRSRGEYGEPADDVSCMSMNYLFYSLQKYGELKGEFKDMFVKFIENYLIKSGDFDMLKYIQPFYVFRALVVASPLWYPGLKPNIRVKLFNFIDNILDADEFDYMNVNRYLKR